The DNA region TGACCCCAAATATTAGAGGACCCCAAgttttgaaatttttattttttttccataatattaatataaataaataaaatgttattaaaaaaactcaataattgaaagaaatgttatgataaaaactcaatacttacaaaaatcaagattgatcaaaactaaaaataattataattaaatttatttttaattaatacataattgtatttttgatatatatattttaattattataattatatttaaaaaaaaaattggactcATTTTTATAATTAGAACGGGATCTCCGATATGATTGGGTCGGACCTGCTACCAGGTCCTACTGATAGTAATAGTAAGATAGTTATAGATTTTACATAAGTAATATTTTACTTACATGACCGAATATAAATTAGTCTAAGCACTTTCTCCTTAACATGGTCAATATTTGTTGGTAGTACTTTGCATATTCCTACAAAAGTGCTAAATTCGTTATAGATTTGATAAATTAGAATATTTAAACAAACAATGTCAATAgatatttaaatttaatttattCACCTAACTTTTATGTAAACATctataattaaaataaaatatctTGAATAATTTTTATCAAATGTGAGTGTAAAAACGATTTAAACAAACAATGTTACATAATTTAACTTCATGTCCCAAATTCCAACTATGTTACCACTGACATTGTAATATTCGGAGCAAAGACTGTCACAGCTCTGTCACATCACATGACTCAGATCAAAAagtttattattttattattttattttccttccaaaattcaaaatttattcCTCTCTCTACTCTGACCAACAACAACACAATTATGCTCTTATTAATGCATCACCCGTACACGTGGCATCCACCACAAATCATTGGGAACATCATCAAACCTGGTCCCACTACCCTCATCAACGGTCATAAACACTTCGAGATCACCACCCTCTCATCTTTCAACGCGTGTACGGTTGTTAACTCAGACTCATGAAACATGTTGCCGCAGGTTAGTATATCCTTAaagagtgtgtgtgtgtgtgttagTAGTAGTAAGAAGAGGAAGgtgttgttttgtttttgttgaaAGAAGGAATCTTTTTCAAGGTGGAAAAATGAGGTGAAGTGTTGGTGGGTTTTGCTCAGATTTCTTCATTGTGTTCAAGGTTTGTTCAAAGTTTTCAACTTGCATTTGCATTGTGTTGTTTGTACTTTCTTTCTACTTGTTTGGATCTTAGGTTTCAGATATGGGTTTTTTCCTCTCATTTTCTGAAAAAAAATTGATCTTTTTTGGAGGTCGAACaagagttttttttttttttgtgttgtGGGGTTGAAGTTTGTTTATTTGGAAATAATgatttaaaaaaatgattttttttttgtggGATGGTTCACTCACTGGTTTCTTTAGTTGAATGCATTTTTTTTTTTGGTTGTGTTTACCTTAAATGGGTGTTTGTTGAATATAGAATTGGTGCTGTGGGCACACAAATGTTAGAGATTGGTTTGTTATATGCAATCATTGCTCTCTGTGACTGTTGGCATCTTGTGGTTGTTGATGTAATGGTGTTCTATAAGTGCTTATGCTTTAAGCACTTAATTCAGCTATTTATCTGAATATGGAAATAAGTTAGGGCTTGGTTGTTGTTgctgttattgttgttgttgtaagtGGTAGTTAGCTGAATTTAAGTAGCTGAACATGACAGGTTTGAATGGTAGTTCATGGCTTATGCTGCATTTGAAGATTACTTGGATTTTTAGGGGGATCACATTCTGATTAGTGATTTTGGGAGGAAACTGGACATGAGTATGCTGGTGGGGATATGCTCGAACCGCGTGAATCTGATATTCCTGTCCTGTTTCTGGTCTTGGTTGTACTCCCTTTGGTGGCTTACGTCTTACTTGGAAAATGGAGTGAGACTGCCACGAAGAGAAATCGGATAACTTTGCTTGCTCAATTGGCTGCTGAAGAAGCCTTTAAAGCCGAACAAAAAATGGCTGTTGCTGATGTAATTCCCCCTCAACCTCAAGTCTTTTATTTTCCTAAGAATAACGAATCTCATCATGAGTGTGCTCGGTGTTCTGCTCCCGCTAAAACTCGCTGCTCCAGATGCAAGTTTGTTAGATACTGGTAACTATTTTATCGAATTTTCTGTTTGACGTTAAGattattatttcttgaaattTGAGCTGTAAGTGGTTTGCAGCTCTGGGAATTGTCAAATAATCCATTGGAGGCAAATTCACAAACAAGAGTGCCAGCCATTGGAAACTCATGAATCAAGCTCGTTTCCTCTGCCTTTTCCGGTTGAGGAGTTTGGTCATGGAAGTCCCTTTTACGAAAATTTAAACAATCCCTATTTTGGTTGCAATTTGAACCAGACTTTAAGGGTGAGAGAGCCTTCGGACAATTTGGTTCACCCGATGACAGGCACTGCCGCAGCTTCTGCTACAGCTGATATTTCTCTTTTTAATAATTCTCAACCTTCCACTTTGGAGAGAAGAGCTTCCCATAAGTCCAACCGAGAATCACGGCGAAGAGATAGTGGCTCTTTTTATGAATCTTCTGATTATAAAGCTTCCACTTCTCAGGAGACGTTTATGAGACAAAAGGTTAACTTGTTTTACTATGAAATATCATATTTGTACATTCACTAATCAATATGAAGCTCTGATCGTTATGCGAATTTGTTGCTGCAGTCGAGAAATAGCAGTGATGAGTCTGTGTTGGAGGAAGAAACTTCGAAGGTCAATTCAAGAGGCTTTGGAGTTTATGCTTATGAACAAGATGGTTTGCGAAATATGCACGAGGACGAGAACTATCAAAGTCAACATGAAAATGCATTTGCACAAAGAAACAAATATGGATGCTCTACTGTTTCGAGTGCTTCAAACAACGATGAAGGTGTAGATGAATTTGAAACAAACATCATTACCAAAGGAGGAAATGTAGTCAGAGAGGTAAACGTAAACCATCATTCTGATGAAGTAATCCAAAACAAATGCTCTCCTGAATTGACGACAGTTAAAGGAAGTGCAAAGGCTAAAAAGCCGTCACATTCTTCGTCAAAGGTCAAATGTTCTAAATCACCGAAGTCAACATCAAAGACGACAATAGACTTAAGCGGCGTGGAAATAGAGAAGAAAGGGAAAACTCCAGATGAGCCGAGTTAGTACTGTAGACCTATACTTTGGTTTCACTATTGTTTTATGTTAAGGTATTCTCCTTTTTTCATAAATGTTCTTTTGAAAACATAATCTATGCTCATCATGCAGAAGTTTCTGGAAGCAGAGGTACTGTCCCTTCGCATGCTGTCAACGGAATTACAAGCACTGGGCTCATGAAAATGATGGGTTTAAGGAAATCAACCAAACACACTGTACTAGCCTCCTCAGAAGGCGGTGGAGTAAGGTCTAAAAAGGCAAAGAGTATAAGGGTTAGTTTTATGCAGATGCTTTCAAATTTTAAAGCCTATTGTCGTTCGTTCTACTTAAACAGTGCTTATTGTGCCCAATGGTACACACACTTCAGACTGAAAGCGTGTCTGATGTCTAACACGTCTCAATGTCTGACGCCTACACGATATTGGTGTAATATGTCAATGTCGTGTCCGGTGTTTTGTGCAAGACTGACTGTTAGGGCTTCATAGATTGTGCCGCAGGTTAGAAATAGATGCCATTACTAACAAATTAATGTCTTGATCATGTCTCAGATGTTGTTTCcttatgatgaatttgtgaagATTTTCCAGAGTGAAGTCTTTGGCATATTCCCCAGGGGCCTTCTGAATACTGGAAATAGGTAATACTAACATACCATGTAAAACCCTTATTGTTCCTTTTTGGTTTATTTGAGTCATTGTTAAATATGttttttcttctttattttgcaGTTGCTATGCCAATGCTGTGTTGCAGTGCTTAACTTCTACCAAGCCTCTCGTCGTATATTTGCTTTATGGATCGCATTCGAAATCCTGTATTTCCAATCCGTCTCAATCTCTTCACTTAAACAATAATGTCAATTTGCttcaaatgtttttttttaatagAAAAATTGTCATTTTTTTCATTGAATGCCAGGTTGTGCTAAAGATTGGTGTCTCATGTGTGAGTTAGAGCAGCATATGATGATTTTGAGAGAGAATGGGGCTCCTCTTTCTCCGAGTCGGATACTTTGGCACATGCGGAGCATTAATTGCCACATGGGCGATGGAAGTCAGGAAGATGCTCACGAGTTTTTAAGGTCCTTTTGGGATTATTGCCTCTTTGTCTCCAATGTTACCGTGCTTGTTTGAAACATATGCACAGTCATTGCTAAGTTATATTCTGCATTGGTTTGTATAGGCTTCTCGTTGCATCAATGCAATCTATATGTTTGGAGGGGCTTGGCGGTGAGAAAAGGGTTGATCCTAGATTACAAGAAACAACTTTCATACAACATACTTTTAGTGGCCGTCTTCAATCCAAGGTGTGTGTAATCCTTTTCTCATGAtcttcttttctctctctctGGCTCTAAGTCCTTGGCGGCAGTGACCTTCACTTTACATCTTTTTTGATGTCATAGTGGAATTTTTTATATCTACAGGTTAAGTGTTTGAATTGTAGTCATGAGTCCGAAAGGTATGAGAACATAATGGACTTAACGTTGGAGATATTGGGTTGGGTTGAGTCACTCGAAGATGCACTGACTCAGTTTACCTCCCCTGAAGATTTGGATGGAGAAAACATGTATAGATGTGGAAGGTATGGTCATTTTAAGTTTTGTATTTTCTGGCAATCTAAATGAGAGTAATTGAATGCAATCACATGTGACGGTGTCGTGTCAGTGTCAGTGTCAGACACGTCTTCAATCTGAAGCGCTGGTGCTACATAGGTTTTGTTAGTTAGTTTTTCTACTTTCAATTAAGGTATGTCCCTTATGTTTATATATATTTTGATCTAGGTGCACTGCATATGTTCGAGCTAGAAAGCAACTGAGCATACACGAGGCCCCTAACATCTTGACCATTGTTTTAAAGAGGTTTCAGGTAAATCACAGCTCGTCAAATCGTACTTTATTTTTTAAACTACTGATAATGTTTTGAATTTCATGATTTTCTATAAACTAACTCATTTCTTTTCCTGGTTATATGTCATCAGGAAGGAAGATACGGGAAAATTAACAAGTGTATAACGTTTCCAGAAATGCTAGATATGATTCCTTTCATGACTGGGACGGGCGATATTCCTCCACTATACGTGCTTTATGCCGTTGTCGTGCACCTTGACACACTGAATGCATCTTTCTCTGGACATTATGTTTCGTACGTGAAAGATCTCCAAGGCAATTGGTTCAGGATAGATGATACCGAGGTAATGTTGTTTCCTTTGCAATCTTTGCGCGTAATTAACCATATTTCATGCTAGTAATTTGCTTGAACTCTCGTTGTTTCATTAGTTTTGTAATTCGTAGATTATATATTTTAACAGGTTCAGCCAGTTTTAGTCAATCAGGTAATGTCAGAAGGCGCATACATCTTATTCTACACAAGGTAAAGACTTAGTTGCTTTCGCAGTTGTTTATAATTTGTTTCCTTTATCTAACGAGACCGGTGCTTATGCTTATTTTATTGCATGCTCTGTATATATGCTTACTTCAGGTCCTGTCCCCGTCCTCCGGTAGAATTAACCGGGAAACCCGTACATCAATCAGTGCCCGATACCTCAAAGCTCCATCCATCAGAAACACAGAAACCTTCTAAACCAGGACATAGCCGACACGTCAGCCAAAGTTTCATCTCCGAGCCTTCACCGAATACCAGGCCAGAAACCACGACTGCTCACCTCATCGACACCTCTAACGGCCTTCTTAAAAGAAGCACAAATAGAAACGTCCATCCAGTAATACAAACTTACGCCGAAAACGTCAGGCACGAGTTCTCAGATGCGACCACATCGAGCGACTGGTCCATTTTCACAAGCTCAGACGAGGCTTCTTTCACAACCGAGAGTACCAGGGACTCCTTCAGCACTGTAGACTACGGCGATTCCTCTTCCATCATGGATCCAATTTCATCTCTCTTCAATTACACACCAGAAAACAACTATATGAAGATTTCACATACTAGGCCACTAACAAGGTTCTTCCCTAAGAAAGGCCACATTGAAAGAGTGCAGAAAACAACTATATGGGAATCCTAATTCCTAACTGGTTGAGTATGATTAGAATGGAGTAGGTGCTATGCCTCAAAATTTTCAATATTTAGTTGATTGAGGCATATACTAGTAGCTATTTTAAGCACATAtgtattttatttttttaattttaattgatAATTGTAAAGATGACAGTAGCAGTGTTCCTCTGATTATCTATGCCTCAAAGTTACGCACTCATTGCGGTCGCCGCATATCGGAAATGTGAGTTGTCTGATCTCTATCTAACGGCTAATATTGGCCGACTGCAATAGTTGCGTTATTATGCGGCTGTAATGAATCCAGGTCCATAAGTAAATTGTTTTTGAGATTCATGCTTGTGTGAAACCAGTCAATGTTAGCAATATAC from Lathyrus oleraceus cultivar Zhongwan6 chromosome 1, CAAS_Psat_ZW6_1.0, whole genome shotgun sequence includes:
- the LOC127118918 gene encoding ubiquitin carboxyl-terminal hydrolase 15, yielding MLEPRESDIPVLFLVLVVLPLVAYVLLGKWSETATKRNRITLLAQLAAEEAFKAEQKMAVADVIPPQPQVFYFPKNNESHHECARCSAPAKTRCSRCKFVRYCSGNCQIIHWRQIHKQECQPLETHESSSFPLPFPVEEFGHGSPFYENLNNPYFGCNLNQTLRVREPSDNLVHPMTGTAAASATADISLFNNSQPSTLERRASHKSNRESRRRDSGSFYESSDYKASTSQETFMRQKSRNSSDESVLEEETSKVNSRGFGVYAYEQDGLRNMHEDENYQSQHENAFAQRNKYGCSTVSSASNNDEGVDEFETNIITKGGNVVREVNVNHHSDEVIQNKCSPELTTVKGSAKAKKPSHSSSKVKCSKSPKSTSKTTIDLSGVEIEKKGKTPDEPKVSGSRGTVPSHAVNGITSTGLMKMMGLRKSTKHTVLASSEGGGVRSKKAKSIRMLFPYDEFVKIFQSEVFGIFPRGLLNTGNSCYANAVLQCLTSTKPLVVYLLYGSHSKSCCAKDWCLMCELEQHMMILRENGAPLSPSRILWHMRSINCHMGDGSQEDAHEFLRLLVASMQSICLEGLGGEKRVDPRLQETTFIQHTFSGRLQSKVKCLNCSHESERYENIMDLTLEILGWVESLEDALTQFTSPEDLDGENMYRCGRCTAYVRARKQLSIHEAPNILTIVLKRFQEGRYGKINKCITFPEMLDMIPFMTGTGDIPPLYVLYAVVVHLDTLNASFSGHYVSYVKDLQGNWFRIDDTEVQPVLVNQVMSEGAYILFYTRSCPRPPVELTGKPVHQSVPDTSKLHPSETQKPSKPGHSRHVSQSFISEPSPNTRPETTTAHLIDTSNGLLKRSTNRNVHPVIQTYAENVRHEFSDATTSSDWSIFTSSDEASFTTESTRDSFSTVDYGDSSSIMDPISSLFNYTPENNYMKISHTRPLTRFFPKKGHIERVQKTTIWES